GTGAGCCTCTCCACCGGTGAGGAGAAGGAGGTCACCATCATCGACGGCTTCGAGGCCGTCGGCGCCTGCGCGCGCGGGCTCATGAGCCGTGAGGACGTCGGCCGCATCGAGCGCTCCATCTGCCCCGGCGAGGGCGCCTGCGGCGGCTACTACACCGCCAACACCATGTCGACGGTCGCCGAGGCGATCGGGATGTCGATCCCCGGCTCGGCCACTCCCCCGTCGGCCGATCGTCGGCGCGACGCGGATTCGCGTCGCGCGGGAGAGGCGGTGGTGGAGATGCTGCGGCAGGGCATCACCAGCCACGACATCATGACCAAGGCCGCCTTCGAGAATGCGATCGCGGTGGTCCAGGCCTTCGGCGGCTCCACCAACGCGGTGCTGCACCTGCTCGCCATCGCCCACGAGGCCGATGTCGACCTCAGCCTCGACGATTTCGCCCGCATCGGCGCGAAGGTGCCGCACCTCGCCGATCTGAAGCCCTACGGCCGGTACGTCATGAACGACGTCGACCACGTGGGCGGCATCCAGGTGGTGATGAAGACCCTGCTGGACGAGGGGCTGCTGGACGGCGACTGCCTGACCGTCACCGGCTCCACCATCGCCGAGAACCTCGAGGTGCTCGCCCCGCGCCCGGCCGACGGGAAGGTGCTCCGTCCTGCGTCGGCGCCGATCGCCCCCACCGGCGGGATCACGATCCTGCACGGCAGCCTCGCCCCGGAGGGCGCGGTGGTGAAGTCCGCCGGCTTCGAGGCCGATGTCTTCGAGGGCACCGCCCGCGTCTTCGAGCGCGAGCAGCATGCGCTGGACGCCCTGAACGACGGCACGATCACCCACGGCGACGTGGTGGTGATCCGCTACGAGGGCCCCAAGGGCGGACCGGGCATGCGCGAGATGCTCGCGATCACCGGTGCGATCAAGGGGGCGGGGCTCGGCAAGGACGTGCTGCTGATGACCGACGGCCGCTTCTCGGGCGGCACCACGGGGCTGTGCGTCGGCCACATCGCGCCGGAAGCGGTGGACGCCGGGCCGATCGCCTTCGTGCGCGACGGGGACCGGATCCGGCTCGACGTGGGCACCGGCAGCCTCGACCTGCTGGTCGACGAGGACGAGCTCGCCGGTCGCCGCGAGGGCTGGGAGCCGCT
The window above is part of the Brachybacterium vulturis genome. Proteins encoded here:
- the ilvD gene encoding dihydroxy-acid dehydratase codes for the protein MTTDDSSAPAPAADATFSAPDIKPRSRQVTDGLGATVSRGMLRAVGMGDADWDKPQIGIASSWNEITPCNLSLDRLAQAAKEGVHSGGGYPLQFGTISVSDGISMGHDGMHYSLVSRDLIADSVETVMSAERLDGSVLLAGCDKSLPGMLMAAARLDLASVFVYAGTIMPGRVSLSTGEEKEVTIIDGFEAVGACARGLMSREDVGRIERSICPGEGACGGYYTANTMSTVAEAIGMSIPGSATPPSADRRRDADSRRAGEAVVEMLRQGITSHDIMTKAAFENAIAVVQAFGGSTNAVLHLLAIAHEADVDLSLDDFARIGAKVPHLADLKPYGRYVMNDVDHVGGIQVVMKTLLDEGLLDGDCLTVTGSTIAENLEVLAPRPADGKVLRPASAPIAPTGGITILHGSLAPEGAVVKSAGFEADVFEGTARVFEREQHALDALNDGTITHGDVVVIRYEGPKGGPGMREMLAITGAIKGAGLGKDVLLMTDGRFSGGTTGLCVGHIAPEAVDAGPIAFVRDGDRIRLDVGTGSLDLLVDEDELAGRREGWEPLPPKFTKGVLGKYVKLVKSASTGAILGD